The DNA segment GCACCAATAAGTGAACGGTAAAGTGGGCTGAAATCTTTAGTAATTGTACGCATAGTCATATCCTATTATTTAGCAATATGTTGATTATTAAATCTCTGCGATCTATATAAAATAGTGATTTAATAAATATAAAGTGCCTTTCATTAAGAACAGGCGGTTAATGTTACCAATTGAATATTTATCAACTTGGCTGTTGTAGACCCTTTACGGCGACTACAATAAATAGATGCGGACGGATGTTTTATTTTCAAGAGAAAATATAAATAAATTTAAAATAAATTTTCATTTTGAAGTTAAGTTTATGAAAAATAAGGAAATAAAAATGAGTGGAAATATCGATAAAGTTATCAACTTTTGGTTTGGCAATATAACTGATCAACTTTCCCCCGTTGAAAAACACAAACTTTGGTATCAATCAACGCCTGAAGATGATGAAAATATTCGTAGCCAGTTTGAGCATTTATATGAACAAGCATTTCATGGTTTGTTAGCAAACTGGCTTGAGTCGGCGAAAGGCACAATGGCATTAATTATTTTGCTCGACCAAATGCCCAGAAATATGTACCGAGGTACAGATAGGGCGTTTTTAAGCGATCATTTAGCTTTAGATTACTGCTTAAAAGGATTATCAAAAGGTTATGACCGACAGTTACAGTTGGTTGAGAGAGCGTTCTTTTATCATCCGCTAGAACATGCTGAAAACTTAAAAATGCAGCAGGTTTGTGTAATTGAGTTTCAACGTTTACAGCAGGTATATCAAGGAGATGCACAGCAAGAGTTTATTCGTGGCTCATTAAACTATGCTAAACAACATCTTGAAATTATCGAAAAGTTTGGACGTTTCCCGTATCGGAATAAAGTATTAGGACGAGAGTCTACAGCAGAAGAATTGGAGTTTTTGAAGCAGGGCATTAATTTTGGTCAAGCAGGTAATTAGATAAAACAACTAACTACCTGCTGGATAACAGCTTATTTAGTTAATAAGCTGTTTGCTTCCTTTACGGCATTTAGCGCAGCATCATAATCTGGGTGGGTAGAAATATCTGCAACTAACTCTTTGTAAGAGATTTTCCCGGTATTATCGATTACAAAAATAGCTCTGCTCAGTAGCCCCATATCTTTGATCATTAGGCCATATTTAGCGCCAAAATCACGCCAAACAGAGTCTGAAAGTACCTTTAAACTTTCTACACCTTCAGTTGAACAAAAGCGTTTTTGCGCGAACGGTAAGTCATTACTAATTGTTAATATAGCAACGTCTTCAGGTAGGTTTGCTACTTCTTCATTAAATCGCTTTGTTTGCAATGAACACACACCAGTATCCAAGCTTGGTACAACTGAAATTAATACCGTTTTATTAGCAAAGTCAGTTAAAGTTATCGGGGCGAAACGATCATTAACCACTTTGAAATCAGGCGCTTGTTCACCAACATATACTTGCTTACCGATTAATGTGATCGGTTTGCCGCCGGCAACCACTAAACCAACGGTTTCGTTTACAACCGGCTCTGCAGCCATCACTGAACAGGAAAGCGCAGTAGCTAAACATAGGGTCATTATTTTTTTCATAGTCATTCTTTTATGTAATCTAAGTAATTATTTAAATTTTAACGTTTATTAGTCACAGGTAGAAGTTAAAATTTAACTTCTTTGCCATTAACCCAAGTATTAAGTACCTTGGTTTTCCAAATATCTTTAGCGTCAATGCTGAAAATATCTTGATCGATTAAAATAAAATCAGCTTTTTTATTCGCTTCTATTGACCCTATTAACGTTTCTTGATGTCCCGAATAAGCGGCATCTATGGTGAAAGATTTAAATGCTTCACTAACCGTCATTCCTTCGTTGCCATACCAACCATCAGCCGGTTGATTGTTTCTGTCTTGACGAGTCACCGAGGCGTGTAACCCGAAAAATGGGTTAGGGTATTCCACGGGAAAGTCAGAGCCGGCAGCAATAACTGCTTTTGCTTTAATTAATGAGCGCCACGCATAAGCGCCCTTAATACGTTCGCTGCCTATTCTATCTTCTGCCATATTTTTATCGCTGGTAGCATGGGTTGCTTGCATTGAGGCGATAATACCTATGTCGGCAAACCTTGGGATATCTGATAATTGCAAAATTTGCGCATGTTCAACACGATGGCGTAAATGTTTAGTATTGGTTTCTTTGATCAATTGCTCATAATTATCAATCACCAGTTTGTTGGCGTTATCACCTATGGCGTGTGTATTTACTTGAAAACCAGCTTGCATTGACTGCTTCATTAGTTTGGTAAGTTCAGTTTCGCTGTGCAATAACAGGCCGCGGTGATGAGGCATATCTGAATAATCTTTAATTAATGCCGCTCCGCGACTTCCCAGTGCACCATCAGCTGAAATTTTAACTGAATTTATCGTTAACTTTTGATCGTTACTGGCAAAAGGGCCATTAGCAAAGTGTTGGTCAATATTTTTATCGTCTGCATAAATCATCGCGTTAATTCGGATGACCATCTCATCGTTTTTGCTTAATTGTTTGAATGCACTAATGTTATCTGAATCAATACCGGCATCATGTACACTGGTTAAGCCAACTGCTGCTAATGAATTCATCGCAAGTTTTAAAGCTGCCTGAGTTTGCTCTTGGGTAAGAGCCGGGATTTTAGCGAAAATCAGGTTCATCGCATTGTCGACTAATACGCCTGTAGGGTTACCATTACTATCACGAATGATCTGCCCACCATCGACTTCTTTAGTGTCTTTAGTAATGCCTGCGATTTCTAAAGCTTTACTATTAACCCAAACGGCATGACCATCAACTCTATTGAGCGCGACGGGTACATCTTTAAAGTGAGCATCTAAACTGGCAGCCGTAGGAAAGGTATTATTTGACCATTGAACCTGATTCCAACCACGGCCTTTTACCCAGCCCTTTTGAGGTGAGCTGTTTACAAAATCTGCAACTTGTTGTGCTGCATCTTGCTCAGATGATGTGTCATACAATTCAGCACTTTGTAAGCTAATGCCATAACTTAGTACATGACCGTGAGCATCGATTAAACCGGGTAGGAGGGTTTTGCCTTTACCGTCTATACGTTCAATGTCTGTTGAAGTAGGCAGTGTATCGTTAGCGAAAAATACTTTATCAATTTTATCATCAGTAAACTGCACGGCGCTGAACTGCTGTAATTGTTTACCATTATGGCTATAGCCTTGTACATTTTCGATAATGGTTGTTGCAGCAAAAGTGCTTGTCGATAATACGCAAGTGAATAATGCGCTGGTAATAATTGAGTTGTTAAGTGTATTTTTCATAGGAGTTCTTTTTTATTTATTGTATCAATATCTTATCAGTAATAAATACAACAGCAAGACTTTATAGCAAGCCCTTTAAATAATGGTTACCAAGACTAAAAAGCCTTAACAACGTTAATGTTGTTAAGGCTTTTTTAATATGAAAACTTGCTAATTGGGATTAACTACCAAATGAAGCGTCTGCGCTGGTATCTACTTGTATAGTTGCTGGTTGTGTTTCAATAAATGCGATTGGTTCAACGCCTTCAGGCAATGTTAATGAATCATCAGTTTGTAAAATCTCTGGCTGATCACTAGTATCACAAGTAATAGCAACCGTATAATCACCGACAGGAATAAATCCAATTTCATAGCTGTATACACCCGTTCCATCATCTGTAACCGTTGCACTTGCTAGCGGTGAAAATTCAGAATCATTTAAACTATTATCTTCGAGGCTTTCTATTGCTAGTTGCCCTGGGTATAAATAAACCGCTGCGAGTTGCATATCTGGGCCCGGTGATGAAATTTCGCATTCATTTAAAATAAAAGCGTCAGATACGGTTCCTGATAATGTACCCACTTTATTATTGTCGACCAACCTTACGCCACGAGGCTTAAGGAAGTACTCTTCTTTACCTACTGGGTTAGTCATTGATTTTCTTAAATCAAATTCTAAAGTAAATTCAACGCTGCCACCTTGAGCAACAGTAAAACCGTCAAACTTTAATTCATTAGAAGGTACTTCAATTGCAACTGTTTCTGTTGAGTCTTTATAAACACCATATGAACCATCGGTCATTATTAAACGCATTTGGCTGTATTCGCCAGCAGCTATTTCAATGTTTTCAACAAAAGGTATAGCTTCAGCACCAGTAAACTCAAATAAGTTTATACCCGCTGTATTTTTAGCTTCGCCACAAACGTTATTTTCAGACATTGCTTCTGGATGCTCACCAATAGTTATCATTGTTGATTCACCATTGCCTTTAAGCTCAACAGCATTAAAGCATAAGTATACTGCAGATAATTCATCAACAGGCGCATCACTTATACCTAATGAAAATGCAGCCGATTCATTGTCTGAACCAGAGCCACCACAACCGGTTAATAGTAGTGCAGGTATGATTACTGAGAGTAAGTTTTTTTTGTTTAACATAGTCAAATCCTAGTAGTTATTATAATTTTAATTGTTCTAGGAAAAGTCTGATGAAGCAAATACGAGTGTACTTACGTACTCAATAACATATTAATTATTGAGTTCATTGATAGACTTTTTCTTTAGAAAAAATGAAACTGAATTTAGGCTCAGCCTCACGATTGCCACTGGGCAATTTATCAATTACAAGTGTATATTAAATGATATTGTTAATGAAAACCATAGTAAATGTTAATATGGTGGAGATGATAGGAGGTGTAGAAGTCAATTCAGCAAGGGACATTGTTAAATTATCTTTTTGTTCATAATTAAAAGGATTATGACAAAAAGAAAGGGCAGTTAACTGCCCTTTATATTTGATTAAGCTGTTCTAGTCGCTGTTGCAGGCGAAATTAATGCTGCCTTTCTTGCCGGGTACAACACTGCAATTTGGCCGACGATGTAAAGAGCAATTACGCCGAATAAAACTAAATTCATATTAATTGGTGATAGCGCAAACGTATTCACCAGCCATATGTTTAAACCAATGGCTCCAGCAACACCTAAGATAACACCAAAGCTGGAAATCATAAGGTTTTCAATCATAAAGAAGCTCATGATCTGCCATTGAGTAGCCCCTAAAGCTCTGCGAGTACCTATTTGTTTGGTTCTGCGGTTAATGCTAAACATTGCAAGGCCGACAATACCAAAGCCGGTGATCAGCGTTAATACGATAATAACTGAAGACAGTATTTTGTTTACCGCATTATGACCTCGATAGCTACGCTCTCGGGTCTCATCCATAGTTGTAACGCGGCGAATAATACGACCTTTATTACTTTCACTTAACGCCTTTTCAATTATTGGCATTAATTCATCGCGTCGGCCAGGTTCTGTTCTGATCATGAAGCGGCTACCGCTAGACTCCATTTTATACGGTACTAGCATACTACGCTCAACGCCATCCCAACCATTCCAAGGTGCTTGTAATGATTTTACTATGCCAGTAATTTGCATAGGTTCATCATTATTAATGTAGGCCGTTTTACCAATGGCTGACTGCCAGTCATCAGGGAATAATGCTTCGGCCATCGCTTGACTGATTATAGTTTTTGCCGGCCAGGTACTTTTACCACTTGGTCGCCATTCAATGTCGGTAGGTGAAAAGTTTTCACCTGCAATCAACTCTAAACCAAGAGTATTGATTGCATGATCATCAACCATGTAAACGGCCACCCCTGTACTGCTGGTATCAACACCAGGCTCAGTTTTTAACCCCATAGACCAACCGCCACCACTGATAGGTATGGCATTTATTTGAATGGCATCAACCACGCCATCGGTTTGTCTCAATAAGGCTAAATCGTCTTCAAGGTTTACTTGTTGGTTATATTCTTGAGCAAATATAGTGTTGTTTAAATGAAACAGGTTAGCTTCATCTAAACCACTTGGACGTTGCATTTGAGTACTACGTTCTTGCATCATAAAAATGGCATTAACCATAATGGTTAGAGTTAGCGCTATTTGTAAGCTTATTAACAATGCACCAACTTTATTTCGCAACAGAGCGCGAAAAATTAATCCTAATTCTTGCATGATACTATCCTCTATTGGCTTTTTAATTGTTGTGACGGTTGTACATTACAAGCGCGCCAGGTTGGGTATAGGCCAGCCAGAATGCTGGTGATAATTGCTAACACAATAGCGCTAACTATCATGGTGGTATCTAAACCGGTTAAGCCTTTAAGCATGTCACCATATAAAGATTCAATTCCCTGTAACCCTAGCCACGCAAAGCCTAGCCCAAGAATTCCTCCGGCAATACCAATGCAACCAGACTCTATAATATATTGGGCAAACAGCGTTCGACGGCTTGCACCGAGTGCTTGGCGAAGACCAATTTCTGGCGCTTTTCCTAAAAACTTAGCGAGCAGTAAACCTACGGTATTTAATAAGCACACGACTAAAAACATAAATGACATCGTCATCATCATAACGGCATCATCAGAAACGATTTGCTGCTGTTCTAACCACTCCATTACGTTGTTTAAGCGATTATTTAACGGCCGTTCAAAGCGCCCTAGTGCTTTTTGCTCTTCAACATAGGCACTTAAAAAGCTCATATATTCTTCTCTAGCTTGCTCATTAGGTAGTTCTACCCAAAACTGCAACCACACACATTCAGAATTCAGAAATGCCTGAAAGCCGTCTCCTGGAGATTTCCAACAGTTTGTATTACCACTACGGTTCACCTTTTCTTCTGCAATAAGTGAGAAGGGTACAAATATTTCTTCTGAGTCATTAAATGCACCCGTCGAAATGTCATAAAATCTTGGGGTAGGGTTCCAATAATCAATAACTCCAACCACTTTAAAGTAATTACCACCAATTTTTATCGATTTACCAACTGAGTCTTCACCGCCGAAGACGCGTTGGTTAATGTCATTACTTAAGACAACAACTTGTTCTTTATTATCATCAGCACTTTGATCCCAGCCACTGCCATAAATAAATGGTAAGTCGAACATGGTAAAAAAATCGGCTGAGTTGGCTCGTGCTGACACCATAAAAGGTAACGCGCCATCACCTTCAGGTTCGATAACCGAATTAGCTTGGGCCTGTACATTTTGACGAAATGCTTTTTTAGCACTCATTAAGTACGTGGCATCTCTATAAGTGAGTTGAGTTGGAGGACTGCCATCATCATTTGCTGGCTCATTCACATCCCAACTGTCTAGTTGTACATTATAAAGAACCTTACTTTTGTGTGGGATGGGGTTGGCAGACATTAAATAGTTTACGGTTACTGTAGTCATTGATGCGCCGATACCCAGTCCAATCGCGGTGACCATAACCAGGCTTAAGCCCCAATGTTTTATAATGCTTATCCAAGCAAGGCGAAGATAGTAACTGAACATGATTATCTCCTATGCAATTGCTTGCGACGTAGTTTGAACGACGTCAAGCTCGCTAACTCGGCCATCTTTAATTTGGATTTTACGAGTTGCACGATTAGCCAGTTCAGCATCATGAGTCACCATGATGATGGTTGTTCCTTGCTTGTTAATTTCTTCTAACAGGCTCATTACACTTTGTGCCATTTGCGTATCTAGGTTACCCGTTGGTTCATCGGCCAATAAAAATCTTGGGTGTGTTGCTAGCGCTCGCGCAATAGCCACTCGTTGCTGCTGTCCACCAGATAATTGACTTGGTAAATGCTTCATTCTTGACCCTAACCCCACCATATCTAGGTAGTGGGTAATGCGCTTATTACGCTCTTTTTTATTTAAACCACGGTAGCGTAATGGCACATCAACATTGTCATATAAGTTTAAATCTGGAATTAAATTAAAACTTTGAAAAATAAATCCTATTTTTTCATTTCGAGTTTTTGAACGGCCACTGTCGTTCAGATTACTTATATCTTTATCATCAAGCATAAACGAACCGCTGGTGAAACTTTCTAGTAAACCGGCAATGTTTAAAAACGTTGTTTTACCTGAGCCAGAAGGACCGGTAACACTGACGAAATCGCCTTCGTTTACGGTTAAATTAAAGTCTCTTAAGGCGTGAGTTTGTACTTCATCGGTTTGAAATACCTTACTAATATTGCTCATGTTTAACATAGTGATCCCTTTTGCTGAATTTATTCATTGTTGTTTAATTTTAAATTTATTTAATTATTGAGTGAGCATTACTTGCTCAGCATTTTGAAAAATGTCGGTACCTGATATGACAATTTGTTGACCTGG comes from the Thalassotalea nanhaiensis genome and includes:
- the tpx gene encoding thiol peroxidase is translated as MKKIMTLCLATALSCSVMAAEPVVNETVGLVVAGGKPITLIGKQVYVGEQAPDFKVVNDRFAPITLTDFANKTVLISVVPSLDTGVCSLQTKRFNEEVANLPEDVAILTISNDLPFAQKRFCSTEGVESLKVLSDSVWRDFGAKYGLMIKDMGLLSRAIFVIDNTGKISYKELVADISTHPDYDAALNAVKEANSLLTK
- a CDS encoding amidohydrolase — its product is MKNTLNNSIITSALFTCVLSTSTFAATTIIENVQGYSHNGKQLQQFSAVQFTDDKIDKVFFANDTLPTSTDIERIDGKGKTLLPGLIDAHGHVLSYGISLQSAELYDTSSEQDAAQQVADFVNSSPQKGWVKGRGWNQVQWSNNTFPTAASLDAHFKDVPVALNRVDGHAVWVNSKALEIAGITKDTKEVDGGQIIRDSNGNPTGVLVDNAMNLIFAKIPALTQEQTQAALKLAMNSLAAVGLTSVHDAGIDSDNISAFKQLSKNDEMVIRINAMIYADDKNIDQHFANGPFASNDQKLTINSVKISADGALGSRGAALIKDYSDMPHHRGLLLHSETELTKLMKQSMQAGFQVNTHAIGDNANKLVIDNYEQLIKETNTKHLRHRVEHAQILQLSDIPRFADIGIIASMQATHATSDKNMAEDRIGSERIKGAYAWRSLIKAKAVIAAGSDFPVEYPNPFFGLHASVTRQDRNNQPADGWYGNEGMTVSEAFKSFTIDAAYSGHQETLIGSIEANKKADFILIDQDIFSIDAKDIWKTKVLNTWVNGKEVKF
- a CDS encoding ABC transporter permease, whose amino-acid sequence is MQELGLIFRALLRNKVGALLISLQIALTLTIMVNAIFMMQERSTQMQRPSGLDEANLFHLNNTIFAQEYNQQVNLEDDLALLRQTDGVVDAIQINAIPISGGGWSMGLKTEPGVDTSSTGVAVYMVDDHAINTLGLELIAGENFSPTDIEWRPSGKSTWPAKTIISQAMAEALFPDDWQSAIGKTAYINNDEPMQITGIVKSLQAPWNGWDGVERSMLVPYKMESSGSRFMIRTEPGRRDELMPIIEKALSESNKGRIIRRVTTMDETRERSYRGHNAVNKILSSVIIVLTLITGFGIVGLAMFSINRRTKQIGTRRALGATQWQIMSFFMIENLMISSFGVILGVAGAIGLNIWLVNTFALSPINMNLVLFGVIALYIVGQIAVLYPARKAALISPATATRTA
- a CDS encoding DUF924 family protein, whose amino-acid sequence is MSGNIDKVINFWFGNITDQLSPVEKHKLWYQSTPEDDENIRSQFEHLYEQAFHGLLANWLESAKGTMALIILLDQMPRNMYRGTDRAFLSDHLALDYCLKGLSKGYDRQLQLVERAFFYHPLEHAENLKMQQVCVIEFQRLQQVYQGDAQQEFIRGSLNYAKQHLEIIEKFGRFPYRNKVLGRESTAEELEFLKQGINFGQAGN
- a CDS encoding ABC transporter ATP-binding protein, whose amino-acid sequence is MLNMSNISKVFQTDEVQTHALRDFNLTVNEGDFVSVTGPSGSGKTTFLNIAGLLESFTSGSFMLDDKDISNLNDSGRSKTRNEKIGFIFQSFNLIPDLNLYDNVDVPLRYRGLNKKERNKRITHYLDMVGLGSRMKHLPSQLSGGQQQRVAIARALATHPRFLLADEPTGNLDTQMAQSVMSLLEEINKQGTTIIMVTHDAELANRATRKIQIKDGRVSELDVVQTTSQAIA
- a CDS encoding DUF4382 domain-containing protein; this translates as MLNKKNLLSVIIPALLLTGCGGSGSDNESAAFSLGISDAPVDELSAVYLCFNAVELKGNGESTMITIGEHPEAMSENNVCGEAKNTAGINLFEFTGAEAIPFVENIEIAAGEYSQMRLIMTDGSYGVYKDSTETVAIEVPSNELKFDGFTVAQGGSVEFTLEFDLRKSMTNPVGKEEYFLKPRGVRLVDNNKVGTLSGTVSDAFILNECEISSPGPDMQLAAVYLYPGQLAIESLEDNSLNDSEFSPLASATVTDDGTGVYSYEIGFIPVGDYTVAITCDTSDQPEILQTDDSLTLPEGVEPIAFIETQPATIQVDTSADASFGS
- a CDS encoding ABC transporter permease: MFSYYLRLAWISIIKHWGLSLVMVTAIGLGIGASMTTVTVNYLMSANPIPHKSKVLYNVQLDSWDVNEPANDDGSPPTQLTYRDATYLMSAKKAFRQNVQAQANSVIEPEGDGALPFMVSARANSADFFTMFDLPFIYGSGWDQSADDNKEQVVVLSNDINQRVFGGEDSVGKSIKIGGNYFKVVGVIDYWNPTPRFYDISTGAFNDSEEIFVPFSLIAEEKVNRSGNTNCWKSPGDGFQAFLNSECVWLQFWVELPNEQAREEYMSFLSAYVEEQKALGRFERPLNNRLNNVMEWLEQQQIVSDDAVMMMTMSFMFLVVCLLNTVGLLLAKFLGKAPEIGLRQALGASRRTLFAQYIIESGCIGIAGGILGLGFAWLGLQGIESLYGDMLKGLTGLDTTMIVSAIVLAIITSILAGLYPTWRACNVQPSQQLKSQ